From the genome of Candidatus Woesearchaeota archaeon:
AAGTTCATCCGGAATTCTCCAACCATCATCTCTAACAACTAATCCCATCGGGTCACCTCTTCTCATTCTCACGTGACCCATTCCCTAATATCTATTCAATGAGAAAGCTACTATTTATTCCTTTCGGGATAGGCTCTTAAAAAACATCTTCATGATACTGTTCTCATTGTGGGGCATGGGGGCTCACTGACTTATTTTTTACTTCATCTGTTTGAAAAGTCAACGGATGAGTATAAAGAACATCATCCAAAAAATACTGCCGTAACTATCTTAGAAATCTCTGACGATAAAAAACATACTGTGCATGTGCTGAATTGCGTGAAACATTTAGCGTGATTTTCCAACAACAACACTATAATGCCTTGGAACAGGGACTTTGTCATCTGGATATCTTTCGTTAAAGCGCCCTCTTACATGATCTAACACCATTTGTCTTTGATCCTCAGCAACATCATTCCAGTAACTTCGCGACTGCATATACAAAAGATACTTATCAACAGAATATTGCAACTCATATTGAAATTCTTCTTTGGTAATTATTTCTAATCCACTTGCTCTAAATGTTTCGCCAACATCTAGTTTCTCTTTTTTTGACAATCTATTTGTTATTACTTCTTCTGCATACTTCTTGAAATAATCAGACTCTATGTGGTCCTTAACACCATGAGTCACAATAAATAAACCATCTTTTTTGAGAACACGCTTGATACCATCTATAGACGCCCTATCAGTAAACCAATGAAATGCGCTAAACGCAGTGACCACATCAAACTCATGATCCGCAAATAGCAGATTATCTGCAAGACCAACAACATAGTTAATAGCAGGTTGCTCATAAGAGCGTGCAACAGCAATCATTCTTGGATCACCATCACAGCCAACAACATGAACAGCTCTTTCTGCTAATTGTCTTGTCGCAATGCCTGTCCCACAACCCATATCAAGAACACTTTTTCCCTGACAAAAAGAAGCGACATAATCAATAAGGGAGTCTGAGTAGTGCGGTCTTGCGTCATCATATATCTGCGCAACTGCACCAAAGTTTGTTGTGAGACTCATAAGTGTGATATTTATGATGATAATAGGTTTGTCTTTTTAAAGATGATTGAGAATAAAAGAGTTATACCTTCTTCACGACAAATCCATCCTTTGTATCTGCGATGCGATATCCTTTCGCAGCAATCGCATCGCGAAGTTTGTCGCTTTCTGCCCAATTCTTCGCTTTTCGTGCTGCGTCTCTCTGCTGTGCAAGATAGAGGACATCTGCTGGAATCTTTTCTTCTTCGCTTAACAATCCAAGAACACTATCAACAGATTCTATGAACGTCACTATCTTCTTCGCATCTGCTTTTCCTAACTCTTTGTTCTCATTCTTTTTATTTACTTCATGGATAAAATCAAACACTGCTGCAAGCGCTCTCGAAATTTCCAAATCGTCATCCAGCGCTTCTGTGAATTTTTCTTCTGCGTCTGCAATAAGCACATCAACATCTTTATTCTCTTCGCTTTCTTGCGCGATCGCTTTCATCGCATCAGAGAATTCCTGATATCTTTGCACTGCACTCGCTGCCGCGTCTATCCCCTGCATGGTGAAATTTAACTGCTGACGGTAATTGCTCGATAAAAGGAGATAGCGAATTGCTCGTGGTTTGTATCTTTTATTGAGGAGATCTCTCAATGTGTAAAAATTACCCAACGATTTGCTCATCTTTTTTCCATCCACAAGAATGTAGTCGTTGTGGAGCCAATATTTGACAAACTCTTTTCCTGTGCACGCTTCGCTCTGCGCAATCTCATTCTCATGATGCGGGAAAATAAGATCTATTCCTCCTGTATGGATATCAATTTGTTCTCCAAGCCATTTCATTGACATTGCACTGCACTCAATGTGCCATCCTGGACGACCCTTTCCAATCTCTGTTTCCCAGAAAATGTTGCCATCTTTTTCATCCCAAAATTTCCACAACGCAAAGTCTTGAATATTTTCTTTATCGTATTCATCCCCTTTCACTCGTTTTCCTGTCTGCGTTTGCTCGACATTGATTCTGGAGAGTTTGCCGTAGTGTTGGAATTTTCTGATAT
Proteins encoded in this window:
- a CDS encoding class I SAM-dependent methyltransferase; its protein translation is MSLTTNFGAVAQIYDDARPHYSDSLIDYVASFCQGKSVLDMGCGTGIATRQLAERAVHVVGCDGDPRMIAVARSYEQPAINYVVGLADNLLFADHEFDVVTAFSAFHWFTDRASIDGIKRVLKKDGLFIVTHGVKDHIESDYFKKYAEEVITNRLSKKEKLDVGETFRASGLEIITKEEFQYELQYSVDKYLLYMQSRSYWNDVAEDQRQMVLDHVRGRFNERYPDDKVPVPRHYSVVVGKSR
- a CDS encoding cysteine--tRNA ligase is translated as MSLQFYNTVTRSKQVFKPLRDNVVKMYNCGPTVYNFAHIGNFRAYVCSDILKRYLIYKGFKVHQVMNITDVEDKIIRDSQKEGVGLKEFTEKYTQAFFEDCETLNISKPEHFPKATEHINEMVALIQTLLKKEIAYKTEDGIYFNIRKFQHYGKLSRINVEQTQTGKRVKGDEYDKENIQDFALWKFWDEKDGNIFWETEIGKGRPGWHIECSAMSMKWLGEQIDIHTGGIDLIFPHHENEIAQSEACTGKEFVKYWLHNDYILVDGKKMSKSLGNFYTLRDLLNKRYKPRAIRYLLLSSNYRQQLNFTMQGIDAAASAVQRYQEFSDAMKAIAQESEENKDVDVLIADAEEKFTEALDDDLEISRALAAVFDFIHEVNKKNENKELGKADAKKIVTFIESVDSVLGLLSEEEKIPADVLYLAQQRDAARKAKNWAESDKLRDAIAAKGYRIADTKDGFVVKKV